The Schistocerca piceifrons isolate TAMUIC-IGC-003096 chromosome 5, iqSchPice1.1, whole genome shotgun sequence genome has a segment encoding these proteins:
- the LOC124798812 gene encoding probable cytochrome P450 6a14, with protein MLVELDSWMDELALMVIAAALVLWVCYFRHFSYWTEKGAPQSRPWTPFGNCYKSIVQKQMLSEDLDELYHQFRDKRYVGYYRGLEPRLLVIDPDLIRQILVKDFDYFTDREPVPVDDPILEGQLFFMKGDRWRRLRNKLSPLFTSGKLKNMFQTLNECGSEMVEVLADAAREGKVLQFREVFALYTTEVIATLAFGVKLNCQRNPDCDFRMWGRILFQPRARPFKEIATEIFTPPLKRYYDSRAPRNNTLQFFDNMVKETVHDRLENSIRRNDFMDLFIQLHTKGFVEGEKQGGTDWKLSENEVSAQAFLFYIAGFETSSTTMSFAAYELAVNPDIQQRVLKEIDSVLAESGEISYDSLAKMKYLDRVLSGNTPTVIAEKGALLEPGVVVMVPAFSLHYDPTYFPEPHRFDPDRWTDEAKASLHPFVYMPFGEGPRFCIGMRLGLLQSKLGLVHLLSHYKVDVCSETDIPLPLDPMAAILATKNGVHLKITSRKAV; from the exons ATGTTGGTGGAACTGGACTCGTGGATGGACGAACTGGCCCTCATGGTGATCGCCGCCGCGCTGGTGCTGTGGGTGTGCTACTTCCGGCACTTCAGCTACTGGACAGAGAAGGGCGCCCCCCAGTCGCGACCCTGGACGCCGTTTGGAAACTGTTACAAGTCCATCGTGCAGAAACAAATGCTGTCAGAGGACCTCGACGAACTCTACCATCAGTTCAGAG ATAAGCGCTACGTGGGCTACTACCGTGGACTTGAACCCCGCCTGCTGGTCATCGACCCAGATCTCATTCGTCAAATACTGGTCAAGGACTTTGACTACTTCACCGACCGAGAACCTGTCCCTGTAGACGACCCAATACTGGAGGGTCAGCTGTTCTTCATGAAGGGCGATCGATGGCGCCGTCTGCGCAACAAACTCAGCCCACTGTTTACCAGTGGCAAGCTGAAGAACATGTTCCAG ACGCTGAACGAGTGCGGCAGCGAGATGGTGGAGGTGCTGGCGGACGCCGCGCGGGAGGGCAAGGTGCTGCAGTTCCGAGAGGTGTTCGCCCTCTACACCACGGAGGTGATCGCCACGCTCGCCTTCGGCGTCAAGCTCAACTGCCAGAGAAACCCGGACTGCGACTTCAGGATGTGGGGCCGCATCCTCTTCCAGCCACGGGCCAGGCCCTTCAAGGAGATCGCCACCGAAATCTTTACGCCTCCGCTCAAGCGGTACTACGA TTCCAGAGCTCCTAGGAACAATACACTGCAGTTTTTCGACAATATGGTGAAGGAGACAGTCCACGATCGCTTAGAAAATTCCATCAGAAGGAACGATTTCATGGACCTGTTTATCCAGCTGCACACGAAGGGTTTCGTCGAAGGCGAGAAGCAAGGAGGCACTGACTGGA AACTGTCGGAGAACGAAGTGTCGGCGCAGGCCTTCCTGTTCTACATCGCCGGCTTCGAGACGTCGTCGACCACGATGAGCTTCGCTGCTTACGAGCTGGCTGTCAACCCGGACATCCAGCAGCGGGTGCTGAAGGAAATCGACTCCGTGCTGGCAGAGAGCGGCGAGATCTCGTACGACTCTCTCGCGAAGATGAAGTACCTCGACAGAGTGCTGTCAGGTAACACGCCCACTGTTATC GCCGAGAAGGGCGCGCTGCTCGAGCCGGGCGTCGTGGTGATGGTGCCCGCCTTCAGCCTGCACTACGACCCCACCTACTTCCCGGAGCCCCACCGCTTCGACCCGGACCGCTGGACCGACGAGGCCAAGGCGTCGCTGCATCCCTTCGTCTACATGCCGTTCGGCGAGGGTCCGCGCTTCTGCATAG GTATGCGCCTGGGGCTGCTGCAGTCGAAGCTGGGCCTGGTGCACCTGCTGTCGCACTACAAGGTGGACGTCTGCAGCGAGACAGACATCCCTCTTCCACTGGACCCCATGGCTGCCATCCTCGCGACAAAGAACGGTGTCCACCTGAAAATCACCAGTCGGAAGGCTGTCTAG